taaataaaataggcATAATTACATTAATATTATgcttataataaaaataaacattaattaatataagtttgtgtaatatatttaaaacatattggaaatattttaatactgttcgaatatattaaatagcTTAATTATGTTAATTGTAACCTTAATTCAAGGAATATACacattatttttactaaGAGTCTTTCGAAAATAGGAAAATCTATACTTATGTGAAAAAATCCTAAGAGACCTTttaattctatattttttactaatTAGCATATAACCAATATTCATGTATATGTGTCTTATATTGAATAAATTGAACATATCATGTGGCAATTCTAAGTTTGATCCAAATTCTATTAAACTAAGTATAAATTCTCTATGTGATAACTGGGGATTGTAAACTGAAGTCCCCAAATTAATTTGTCTTCTCgaacttttcttttttctatttggaataaaatatgtattatatGCATATCGAAAAGCATCCCGTAAAGCATTATTGTCAGAAATAAAATGAGAGTAATTTCCAataatttcttcattatttaatgaaCTTGTGACACGGCGATTGTAGTGATCAATTATAAAACTATTAAACAGGTTATCAAAGCATTTTATGTTTCTACATGTAAATGATTTTGTGAACAAATCATGTAATTGTTcaatttcttcttcatcaaGTAGATCTTTAAATTCTTCCAAATATGAAAAGAAATtcactattttattttttacaatattatctttatttaatttcattaatattctccttatatagaaataataaccttcatttataatatttaaaacataATTCAACTCGTTTTTATTTAATCTTTTTATGGGtggataaattaaatattgatTAAATAGGCGAATTTCAATTACTTTATATAAATCAATTATAGTGGCTTGGGGACCTCtatattctttttcattatttgattttattttttgtactTCCTTGTTTAGGTCTATTAACATTTTATGTATAAATGGATTCAAACTTTGCatcatattattatcaaCTTTTTTACTCATTTCTTCTATTcccttttttataattgaaTCAGTACTAATTACAGAAAAATTGTTCATTGAAATTAAGGTTTGAACTAGCTTCATTACCCTATCAAAATTCCTAAAAATACCATTATCAggaacatatatattatatggtctattaaaaaaaccataatttttattaacaatttttctattttttcttcttagCATTATAGTATTAAATGacaaacttttattttttggtgcttgaagaaaaataatacttttattttccaCATTCTTTAATTTGTGCtcattttgaatatttttattatgttttatttCTAAATGTGAAAAGGGGCCTTTTTTAGTAAATGGCAGATCTTTTGgagattttttattttcttcttttaatgtGTCTGTAGAATTACCCGTGTTATTCATATCATTCAATGCTTCCATCACAGCATTTAGGTTTCTCATATGATAAGTTTCCTCATCTTCTTTTGTATCTGATTCCGATTCTATCTTCTCTGATAGATCCTTTGTTGAATCATCTGACATTACAAAATTAGTGGGATTCTCTTCCGAATTTTCTCCTGCAGATGTAGATGCATCTGAATCTATATCATTAgaaatttttactttatttgaATCTGAAAATAGGttacttaaaatatattcttcaTCGTCTTTAATTTCTTGCCCTTGGCTTGACTGAGGTTTTAAATCTTCTTCTTTTATCAAACCCACTTTGCTAATGGTTTCAATCTTTGGCTTTCCAGGATTTAAAACAATCCAATAATATAAGTTAGTGGGATAATTAACAAAAGAACATTTcactttattataatattcacCAATTATTGATTTTCCAACTATTGTAAATTGATCTAAAATGTTTTCCATATAAATATGTGGCGTTGTAGCATTATTTGTAAAACTCAAAAGCATATTATCTCCGTTTCTTGTCAATGAAAAATTTTGGAATGGAATAGATGGTATATTTGTTTCATCTAAAAACTtttctaaatataaataattttgaatTGATTCATTTAACTCTCCTATATCatcaaatgaaatattttgaGAATAGTTTCTAGAACCACTAAGATACATATTTCTCTGTGGAGGAATACCACTATTATTAGTATTATCCCTTCCTTCATAAATTAAAtctatattttctatatctaGATTTTcgtaaaataaatgaagaattaaataatctTTGTAGAAATTAGGAAGATTACTTTTAGTGATGTCTTCGTAATGACTTAATTTTGCTTCATCATTTAATAGAACTTTATAATTCTTAATATTATCTCCAGAActacattgaatataaaaattataaggaTCTATATGATGTTTCTTAAAATCATGTTTTGCTATTAACTCTTccataaattttttgaagTTTTCAAATTCTTGAATTgaattcaaaataaaatttaagtaATTTCTACTAcacaaaaaaatagaagaagcgtttattgaataatttaaatctcctgttattacataaaattttataaaattataaaggtttctcaaaaataaatgattagTAAGATTCATGTCTGTTAAAAGTTTTATAAATCCAATTAACTGAGTTAAATACTCCTCTAATCTTTGATTTAGCCTTAATTCATTTAAGATGTAATCTTTTTTATcgtcataatttttttctaagtcctttttatttatttttaaattatgtaaatctatttttaactttcttttaattatgaaatttaaattttcaaatattCTCAATAGTAAGTGTTCGTTATTTTTTGACGTATTAGGAgctaatttataattatttatgatTTCCCTTATACTTTCCTTGTTTTTAGTATATCTTAGAAGAGGATTTctaaatttatgaaaaacatttgaaaaaattaaaatatcttcaaatttaatatatgcaCTCGGATAATATTCATTAACCATTTCAGAAACTTCcataatttcaaaaaatctTGTAGgtcttaatatatttataaatctttttccttttattcGTTTTCCTACTGCTAACAATATTCGTCTTCTCATGCCTACAAAAAGTCTTTGCACCTTCAACAGTTTGAGATATAGATACCTAAGAGGtgctttatataattttcttcttttatctaaaaatttttctataGTTAAGTATCTCTTCCATGAATATCTGTcggtttttttttctattcttAAAAGggaaattattattaagagATGATTTATAACGTAATCAAGATTTTCATCTCTATACATGTCATCAAGAGaaacattttcttttttcagaAATAGATGAGTTGAACAGAGTATTTGTATCAAATCTGTATATGTAATAGATGAAAATtgtgtattattattttgtataATGCCAATATTTCTTATAGGATTTCTAATAATGTTTCTATTTCTTAATAGGTTTATAACACCTTCTATaccatatatattattttgcaTAAATGTTTCATATtcaaaataaagtaaaaataaacacTGTGATGGTAAATGAGGAAAATTTTCATAGTGTGGTATTTCCCCATAATTAGATGTTATATATCGAAGAATATCatctctttctttttctctaGATTGTATTTCTAACTGTAGGGATTTTGTGTTTCTCACAATATCATCATCTAGTGACAATTTTAATTcagttaaatttttaattttctttcttttttcatcattttcttcAGATTTGTCAtgatttattttgtttattaagTTTATAGTATATGATTCataattttgtaaatatttaGAGGGTTGATAATATGATTCTATCAGCTTCTGttgatataatttataagttTCACTTAAGggaattttatatttttcaatatttttataaatagaaTATAAAACTGACATtactaaaataattatgGCTTCCTCTGcatcataaaaatttattttgtttaaagCATTTTCTAAAAAGGTTCTGAACATGAATGAAAAGGATTCTTTATTAAATTGAAACCtatattttctaattctttttataaaatagttttgacttttatctttttcttgAATTGTTCTTTCCATGAGTTTTCTATGAACTTCATAAAATTCAGTAGGAACCATACTTAAAAGAGCCCTTTTCCATGATAAAGCTTGATGAAAAGTTTGCTTAACTGCTCCTATCATTGAAGCAaactaagaaaaaaaaaaaaaattaaaataaataaaacaaaaataaataatatatatatatatatatatatatatatatatatatatatattgatttAGTGTAATTTTACTATATAAGAATTGAACTGATCAACTCCTGATGACCATAACACTCCATGAATTGCTTCAACAACCAAATTGTCATCATCTTCGTTAACATGCAAGTAACATGGGCTTATTTTTCCCTCAAATGTGTTATTTGATGAATCTACTATTAAATTACCACTGTTATTATTAGAAGGGTCGAAAATTATTTGAGGAACTTGATACTTGAAAGGATTATCAAAATCAAACTGATTCATTAATCTTAAAAAGTTATCTTTTATATGATCCTCTCTAAATTCAAATTTAAATTTCTCTCCATCTTTGTTATGCAAATATAAAGATCCTTCTTTAACAGAATAATcttgaaaaattaatgaatttcTTTTATCACTATTTATTTCATCAATCACTTTATTGGATTCTGAAATAATTAAGTTTTCTATTTCTATTTCATaagttatatttttagtatcttcattattttctttttttattatatcaataacttttttcatatatttgtataaatatatttcttttatatcgATAATAaccttaaaaaaaagaacaatatcatttataatttttttatctattagTACATCgtcataatttaaaaataaaggaattaagatatttataataattttaatgggaaacaacatttttttaacttcATATGTGGAATAATCGCACATTTTATTCAAGTTTTGAACTATTTCGAAAGGGCATTTTTTAAGAATAGAGTATTTTTCTCCATAATTAGAGAGACTTGATATAATTCCTACTGAACCCCTAACAAGTAATCTTATTGCAATGTTTAATTGTTTCTTTAATTGTTTGTCAAAGTATAAACTAGAATATGGCCTATTTAACGTTGGCTTAAAATGCAATAGTTTTATCTTAATAATAGCCAAGGCTAATTCAATACTACCTTTATTAATTCTAAGgacatttcttttaataaatggCTTCCTTATTATATCAGAAGCAAgcttttgtaaaaataattcattttgtTGCTCTCCATATATCTGCCTAAATTCTGCTTCTAAATCGTcgtaaaaatattctttagGATTCATCCTGCTAATATGATCTATATTAACTAAAATCATGgtataaaattttgttaGCAAACTTGCAACAGCTAATCTCAAGTAAGGTTCCTCATAATATAAGGATTTTCTAGTAATTTTAAGAAGTAACAGAGTTGTTTtaaatgtattatttttataatcaaAATCTGTAGATATATCACTATCTTTACTctgtaaataaaatatatatatgtatcaaaaaaaataaataatttaaataaagcatataaaatttttatatgataCTGAAGTTGTATTTTgagatttttatatatttatttcttttatttaagtAACAATCTTACATCTATGATTTTTAAATCTTCTAAAGCTTCCataacatatttatatagtGATTGACTAAAATCAAAAAACCCTGTACCAagatttttttcaaataaattatttaaagtagcgtatatattttttccagATAAGTgctcatttatatttatataagatAATTTCCAAATTTTTGCAATCATAATTAAGGCATCTCCATATAATAATCTCGTAGAATATTTATGAAGTTCACTATTATTACCTAGATTCActaaaacagaaaaaaaaggaggaaaaaaaaaaatatatagtttttatatattaatatataggatgacctttttttttttaatgtttaagtagttttttacatttataaataacACTCGTAAGTTTTCTATAAGATATTCGATGTAATTGCCTCAATTTTCTATAAATAgcaaatataattttactcAATTGTGTTACACAAAACGCTGATATTACAAAAGCAAAAGCTCCTCGAAATGGTATCATTAACGGATAAAAAAAGAGCAAAAACGATTTAAAAACATATCCCACTATTACTCCAAAAGTATTATTCATGAGAAGTCTATCAAAAGATGCTATATGATTAAGTACAGCAGCATTGGCAAAACATACATCTAATAACTCATGACTTATAACCCCAATCATTCCTCTAATACTTTGAACAAAAGATACTACGAAAAATGTTTTAGTTAATAACATCCCATCACCTTTTAATGCATCAACAAGACTCCAATAAGAATcagctaaaaaaaaaaaaaaaaaaaattagacagaaatatacatatatatttatatttacttataaaaaaaaatgaaatttcaCATATTCTATTAATTTATCATCTAACTTTTTgcctttttatatattaaaattgcTTGAtccatttcatttttaatatcatcACTTATATTGAAAGTAGGCCAATCAAATTTTGAAGTTAAATGCTTTTTAAATACTTCATATTTCCTCTCTATATTAAAGTAAAACAagatattcatattttatttatatagagtttcattaattttttaacttttctattttattacttGACTTGGAAGATTTATCCAATAACTTAATAATgctttttacattttttttattcaacacagttaaataaaaaaagtaattagTTCTAGTAAGAGATTCATATATAGCTACATTACGATGAAAATTTCCAACTGAAGAAATTAataacatttaaaaatataatttatactcattataacttttttctttaaaaggATATgctttaatataaaaacataaagaaaaaaaaatgttataatgttttaattttttacatgTCTTAAATCctctatataaaaatgtattaattAGCCTAGCAACATAGTACTGATTAAATATAGAACTATTCTTTAAAGATAACAAAGAATATTCTTTATAACTAGATTCCTTACTTaagtttaaattataattactttttatttgtttatttaaattttttcctaaaaaaaatggaaattttattcaagaaaaaaaaactattttcTGCTTTagataatttcttttaaactATTTTAATGATAGGATTAAatcagaagaaaaaaaaaaaataaaataaaatctaataaaacaaaacaaaataaccaaagaaaaaaggaaatatcaCATGCAATAATTagaatatttattctttatagaaaataataaagacataaaataaaagcaatatgatttatgaaatattattaattaatttataagttatacaaaatacaaaaatttctactaaaattttattaaatataaaagatataaaattatttattaaatgaatttttatatatatattgtagGTAAAAAGTATTTAGTACATTTACAATGTGAAAAATACAATTAATAATTgcttatatgaaaaaatacaaataattttatttaaacttttttttacctAAATTTTTGTATCGAGGAATAACTATGaggtttttattttctaaatttttacatattaatatgtttaagaataaatagatacaagaaaaataaaacaagtaTTTATCCATTGCAACAAAGATTACTTATAATGCCCTAATTTTTATGTGCAGATTTTTTCAAGTACTATTTGAATTGTTGCATAAGATAAAAtgatacaaaataaaaatatgtataaaaaaaaaaaataaagtgatgaaacaaaatattaaaggaataaagaaaaaattatataaaataaaaataactttaaaaatttagCAGAAATTGGTAAAAACAATTATAAAAAGGGAAGTGTTTTTCTAAGAATTTCtacattattttataaattctttATTAGTAAAAaccattaaaataaaatataaaaaaaagtttaaatcATATGATACATTAAAACACAAAAACTAAAGCTAACTATAATTATAAGAGAATAGAacaggaaaaaaaaaaaattaacgtGCTTCATgtcattaaaatatatatattttcctcTTACATTTATATGATATAATAACAATCAATATATTTGTTGTACGAAGATATAGATTATATCATCagtaagaaatttttttttaaataatgtttGGAGGACGAAAACATTatttagaaatatatatatatggaaCAAGCATATCAAATACTcaagatatatataagatAAAATGATTTCAGTTGAAAACAGAAATATACTCATAACAGTTTCCTAATTAAAAAggaattaaatattatttcattttatgaAAAAGTCTAAGTGGTTGTATGCATTTAAGTGcaataaaaatttactttaaatttaaattttttataatggacttcataaaagataattttttaaacaaaataatttaaatatttttttgtattccttttatttaaattctttaaaaatggatttattaaaattagttttttaaaaaaatttatatgattacatttattaaattttaataatttaaaaatattttgtctAATAATTTACTATGAAACAATAgacataaataattttaataatcaatttttttattaaacaaaaaatgttttgattaattaaaatccgtaaaaagtaaatttttgttcttttatattttttgatctttataaatatttttaaattaaaagaatatataaaaaaaaattttgaataaaatattattaatttattataaataaaaattttaaataatactgTTTTTGCTTGATTGAAGTTTGAAAAACATATGATAAATTTCAATATTAGTGAAAGATACCACTTTACAAATctaaatttttgtttatataataattattagagtttttaatttaaaacaccctcttaaaaaatttaatgtattttgttttacgaatttctaaaaatgatttttatttactgaaataaaaataatgacaatttttttcatgttttttttctatataaaattaaaaataatcataAGAAAAAGGAGAAAATAGTTATAGCCAAAATtagcaaaaaaaatttttttttatttaatttttgaattatcaatttttgttaaatatatttatgaataagttaaaaatacatatgattttttttacaaataataaaagttactaaaatattatatattcttttataaaaaacaattaattatatataaggatataatatattttgctttttttattgttataatAAACTTAATAGGATTTATTATAAgagtaaaaaattttctgaTTTATAAAAACGTCTAAGGGTTGAGCTaatttctattattaaaaataatcagaaattattaaatattttaatttatttataatattatttttaatgtaaataaatgaaattttttagttaatattatattaaaaaaatgttaaaatcTATATGTTTAATATAAGAGAAGAATATTACTTTGTATTGTAAAtaagaaattaataatatagtaATAAAATGTGCAAAttctctatttttatatattgttaatatatattaaattgctctaataaattatttatacaaTAAGTAAAAAACTGAAaggtaaatattttatatgcaATATTcactatatttttaatttaaattgtggtaaataaatgaaaacatttgttttcattatatttggTGTAATagagtatatatatattttttatttgcagAACGTAGGCATTTGgcaaa
The sequence above is drawn from the Plasmodium relictum strain SGS1 genome assembly, chromosome: 14 genome and encodes:
- the RON3 gene encoding rhoptry neck protein 3, putative, encoding MDKYLFYFSCIYLFLNILICKNLENKNLIVIPRYKNLGKNLNKQIKSNYNLNLSKESSYKEYSLLSLKNSSIFNQYYVARLINTFLYRGFKTFGNFHRNVAIYESLTRTNYFFYLTVLNKKNVKSIIKLLDKSSKSKRKYEVFKKHLTSKFDWPTFNISDDIKNEMDQAILIYKKAKTDSYWSLVDALKGDGMLLTKTFFVVSFVQSIRGMIGVISHELLDVCFANAAVLNHIASFDRLLMNNTFGVIVGYVFKSFLLFFYPLMIPFRGAFAFVISAFCVTQLSKIIFAIYRKLRQLHRISYRKLTSVIYKLNLGNNSELHKYSTRLLYGDALIMIAKIWKLSYININEHLSGKNIYATLNNLFEKNLGTGFFDFSQSLYKYVMEALEDLKIIDSKDSDISTDFDYKNNTFKTTLLLLKITRKSLYYEEPYLRLAVASLLTKFYTMILVNIDHISRMNPKEYFYDDLEAEFRQIYGEQQNELFLQKLASDIIRKPFIKRNVLRINKGSIELALAIIKIKLLHFKPTLNRPYSSLYFDKQLKKQLNIAIRLLVRGSVGIISSLSNYGEKYSILKKCPFEIVQNLNKMCDYSTYEVKKMLFPIKIIINILIPLFLNYDDVLIDKKIINDIVLFFKVIIDIKEIYLYKYMKKVIDIIKKENNEDTKNITYEIEIENLIISESNKVIDEINSDKRNSLIFQDYSVKEGSLYLHNKDGEKFKFEFREDHIKDNFLRLMNQFDFDNPFKYQVPQIIFDPSNNNSGNLIVDSSNNTFEGKISPCYLHVNEDDDNLVVEAIHGVLWSSGVDQFNSYIFASMIGAVKQTFHQALSWKRALLSMVPTEFYEVHRKLMERTIQEKDKSQNYFIKRIRKYRFQFNKESFSFMFRTFLENALNKINFYDAEEAIIILVMSVLYSIYKNIEKYKIPLSETYKLYQQKLIESYYQPSKYLQNYESYTINLINKINHDKSEENDEKRKKIKNLTELKLSLDDDIVRNTKSLQLEIQSREKERDDILRYITSNYGEIPHYENFPHLPSQCLFLLYFEYETFMQNNIYGIEGVINLLRNRNIIRNPIRNIGIIQNNNTQFSSITYTDLIQILCSTHLFLKKENVSLDDMYRDENLDYVINHLLIIISLLRIEKKTDRYSWKRYLTIEKFLDKRRKLYKAPLRYLYLKLLKVQRLFVGMRRRILLAVGKRIKGKRFINILRPTRFFEIMEVSEMVNEYYPSAYIKFEDILIFSNVFHKFRNPLLRYTKNKESIREIINNYKLAPNTSKNNEHLLLRIFENLNFIIKRKLKIDLHNLKINKKDLEKNYDDKKDYILNELRLNQRLEEYLTQLIGFIKLLTDMNLTNHLFLRNLYNFIKFYVITGDLNYSINASSIFLCSRNYLNFILNSIQEFENFKKFMEELIAKHDFKKHHIDPYNFYIQCSSGDNIKNYKVLLNDEAKLSHYEDITKSNLPNFYKDYLILHLFYENLDIENIDLIYEGRDNTNNSGIPPQRNMYLSGSRNYSQNISFDDIGELNESIQNYLYLEKFLDETNIPSIPFQNFSLTRNGDNMLLSFTNNATTPHIYMENILDQFTIVGKSIIGEYYNKVKCSFVNYPTNLYYWIVLNPGKPKIETISKVGLIKEEDLKPQSSQGQEIKDDEEYILSNLFSDSNKVKISNDIDSDASTSAGENSEENPTNFVMSDDSTKDLSEKIESESDTKEDEETYHMRNLNAVMEALNDMNNTGNSTDTLKEENKKSPKDLPFTKKGPFSHLEIKHNKNIQNEHKLKNVENKSIIFLQAPKNKSLSFNTIMLRRKNRKIVNKNYGFFNRPYNIYVPDNGIFRNFDRVMKLVQTLISMNNFSVISTDSIIKKGIEEMSKKVDNNMMQSLNPFIHKMLIDLNKEVQKIKSNNEKEYRGPQATIIDLYKVIEIRLFNQYLIYPPIKRLNKNELNYVLNIINEGYYFYIRRILMKLNKDNIVKNKIVNFFSYLEEFKDLLDEEEIEQLHDLFTKSFTCRNIKCFDNLFNSFIIDHYNRRVTSSLNNEEIIGNYSHFISDNNALRDAFRYAYNTYFIPNRKKKSSRRQINLGTSVYNPQLSHREFILSLIEFGSNLELPHDMFNLFNIRHIYMNIGYMLISKKYRIKRSLRIFSHKYRFSYFRKTLSKNNVYIP